The Desulfohalovibrio reitneri genome contains a region encoding:
- the ligA gene encoding NAD-dependent DNA ligase LigA produces the protein MAPKTTQDQHQRAEWLRRELERHNHLYYVLDEPEITDAEYDALFRELQDLERRFPELDDPNSPTRRVGAAPLDSLEHYRHALRMYSLDNAMTIGEWEDFAARVPRFLKEELTRRAIEEAGADRLEDKRREKLRRGLREAVERCLDAASAAEARRVFAEGFRLALREAGGGGGLLGGEAGGAVLGALRDETLERMPDVLGEFWIDPKLDGLAVEVIYRDGGLERAATRGDGVTGEDVTVNMRTVSNLPLNLRGEDVPPLLEVRGEVIMSKADFLDLNARQEERGEKIFANPRNAAAGSVRQLDSKVTARRPLRFMGYGVGRVEWPDGGQRWTTQAEVMKGIEALGFAVPPQAGLCEKPGEVAGRFEALGREREEMPYEIDGLVAKLNARDLQAVVGFTSRAPRWALALKFPAHQAETVLRDIEVQVGRTGVLTPVAKLDPVEVGGVTVSSATLHNRPYIREKDLRLDDHVLIQRAGDVIPEVLRALTDKRTGEEREYEFPSECPSCGQEVVEEADKEGEVKIVRCVNIACPAMRLQRIIHFVSKAGLDIEGVGRKWIETLVERGMIESPADLFHLRESDLLELDRMGPKLAENFVTGIEQARREATLSGLLRALGIRHVGAEVARLLAEKFKDLDTLAKASEKDIESIQGVGQEIALSVTEFFANERNQRLLERFREIGLWPSAEEGASPGEPGPLLGKKVLFTGSLSGLTRSQAEATAREAGAQVASSVSKSLDYLVAGEKPGSKLDKARSLGVEVIDLATFQSLCHEGSGRSSEKAPEDT, from the coding sequence ATGGCCCCCAAAACGACCCAAGACCAGCACCAACGCGCGGAGTGGCTACGGCGCGAGTTGGAACGCCACAACCATCTCTATTACGTCCTGGACGAGCCGGAGATAACGGACGCGGAGTACGACGCGCTCTTTCGCGAATTGCAGGACCTGGAACGACGTTTCCCGGAGCTGGACGATCCCAATTCGCCTACCAGGCGTGTGGGCGCGGCTCCTCTGGATTCCCTGGAGCACTATCGCCACGCCCTGCGCATGTACTCCCTGGACAACGCCATGACCATCGGGGAATGGGAGGATTTCGCGGCCAGGGTCCCACGCTTTCTCAAGGAAGAGCTAACCCGGCGAGCCATAGAGGAAGCCGGAGCGGACCGTTTGGAGGATAAACGGCGAGAGAAGCTGCGGCGGGGTCTTCGCGAGGCGGTTGAACGCTGTCTGGATGCGGCTTCGGCGGCGGAGGCGAGGCGCGTTTTCGCTGAGGGCTTCCGCTTGGCCTTGCGGGAGGCCGGAGGAGGGGGGGGGCTGCTTGGCGGAGAGGCCGGCGGCGCCGTGCTGGGCGCCCTGCGCGACGAGACCCTGGAGCGCATGCCGGACGTGCTGGGCGAGTTCTGGATCGACCCAAAGCTGGACGGCCTGGCCGTGGAGGTCATTTACCGCGACGGCGGCTTGGAGCGGGCCGCGACGCGCGGCGATGGAGTGACGGGCGAGGATGTCACGGTGAACATGCGCACCGTGTCCAACTTGCCGCTGAACCTGCGCGGCGAGGATGTCCCGCCGCTGCTGGAAGTGCGCGGCGAGGTCATCATGTCCAAGGCGGACTTCCTTGATCTCAACGCCAGGCAGGAGGAACGCGGGGAGAAAATTTTCGCCAATCCGCGCAACGCGGCGGCGGGGTCCGTCCGCCAGTTGGATTCCAAAGTCACCGCCCGCCGTCCGTTGCGATTTATGGGGTATGGCGTTGGCAGGGTGGAGTGGCCGGATGGCGGCCAACGCTGGACGACACAGGCTGAGGTTATGAAGGGCATTGAGGCGCTTGGCTTCGCGGTGCCGCCCCAGGCTGGATTGTGCGAGAAACCCGGCGAAGTGGCCGGGCGGTTTGAGGCATTGGGCCGCGAGCGTGAGGAGATGCCGTACGAAATCGACGGCTTGGTGGCCAAGCTCAACGCCCGGGATCTGCAGGCGGTGGTGGGCTTCACCTCCCGCGCTCCTCGCTGGGCCCTTGCCTTGAAGTTTCCCGCCCATCAGGCGGAAACCGTGCTGCGCGACATCGAGGTGCAGGTGGGCCGAACCGGCGTTTTGACGCCCGTGGCCAAGCTGGACCCGGTGGAGGTGGGCGGCGTGACAGTTTCCTCGGCCACCCTGCACAACAGGCCCTACATCCGGGAGAAGGACCTGCGCCTGGACGATCACGTCCTCATTCAGCGCGCAGGGGACGTCATTCCGGAGGTGTTGCGGGCGTTGACAGACAAGCGCACCGGGGAAGAGCGGGAATATGAATTTCCCTCCGAATGCCCCTCCTGCGGGCAGGAAGTTGTGGAAGAGGCGGACAAGGAGGGCGAGGTCAAAATCGTCCGCTGTGTGAATATCGCTTGCCCGGCCATGCGGCTTCAACGGATCATTCACTTTGTCTCCAAGGCTGGTTTGGACATCGAGGGGGTGGGCCGCAAATGGATCGAGACGCTCGTTGAGCGGGGCATGATCGAAAGTCCGGCTGACCTGTTCCATCTTCGCGAGTCCGATTTGCTGGAACTGGACCGCATGGGGCCGAAGCTGGCCGAGAACTTCGTCACCGGCATCGAGCAGGCCCGCCGCGAGGCCACGTTGTCCGGACTGCTACGGGCCCTGGGTATCCGCCACGTGGGCGCGGAGGTGGCTCGGCTACTGGCGGAAAAATTCAAGGACCTGGACACGTTGGCCAAGGCATCCGAAAAGGATATCGAGTCCATTCAGGGTGTGGGACAGGAAATCGCCCTGTCCGTCACCGAGTTTTTCGCCAACGAGCGTAACCAGCGGCTCCTGGAGCGGTTTCGGGAGATTGGCCTGTGGCCCAGTGCGGAGGAGGGGGCATCTCCCGGCGAGCCCGGGCCGTTGCTCGGCAAAAAGGTGTTGTTCACCGGCTCCCTGAGCGGACTCACCCGCTCTCAGGCCGAGGCCACGGCCAGAGAGGCCGGGGCCCAGGTGGCCTCAAGCGTCTCCAAGAGCCTGGACTACCTGGTAGCTGGCGAAAAGCCCGGCTCCAAGCTGGACAAGGCGCGATCGCTCGGCGTGGAGGTCATAGACCTTGCCACCTTCCAAAGCCTCTGCCATGAAGGGTCCGGGCGTTCGTCCGAGAAAGCCCCCGAAGACACCTAG
- the dapB gene encoding 4-hydroxy-tetrahydrodipicolinate reductase: MSIPVIIHGAAGRMGQTLVNLALHDPGLALAGVVDRHTDSEKLTALDCPVAGEVGELSPPSGAVVVDFSAPEATMHLAESLAGTGLAAVVGTTGLSDEQSARLRTIARDVPIFWAPNMSVGVNVLLQVLPDLVRKLGEDYDLEITEIHHNKKADAPSGTAIKLADCLARARGWTVSEQGAFCRQGIIGPRPKKELGVMTVRGGDVVGDHTVYFLGPGERIEITHRAHSRETFAQGALRAAKWLSGKQPGQLYSMPDMF, from the coding sequence ATGAGCATCCCCGTCATCATTCACGGCGCGGCAGGCCGCATGGGGCAGACCCTGGTCAATCTGGCGCTTCACGATCCGGGCCTTGCATTGGCCGGGGTCGTTGACCGGCACACGGATTCGGAGAAGCTCACCGCCCTCGATTGTCCTGTCGCCGGGGAGGTGGGGGAGCTTTCGCCGCCTTCGGGCGCGGTGGTAGTGGACTTCTCCGCCCCCGAAGCAACCATGCACTTGGCTGAATCCCTGGCCGGGACCGGTCTCGCTGCGGTTGTGGGCACCACCGGGCTGAGCGATGAGCAGTCGGCCCGACTGCGGACCATCGCTCGCGACGTGCCTATTTTCTGGGCCCCGAACATGAGCGTGGGCGTCAATGTGCTCTTGCAGGTCCTGCCCGACCTCGTGCGAAAGCTGGGCGAGGACTATGACCTGGAGATCACCGAAATCCATCACAACAAGAAGGCGGACGCTCCCTCCGGCACGGCCATCAAACTGGCCGACTGCCTGGCCCGGGCAAGGGGGTGGACCGTGAGCGAGCAGGGCGCCTTCTGCCGCCAGGGCATCATCGGACCGCGCCCCAAGAAAGAGTTGGGCGTCATGACCGTGCGCGGCGGCGACGTGGTGGGGGACCACACCGTGTATTTCCTCGGCCCAGGCGAACGCATCGAGATCACCCACCGGGCCCATTCCCGTGAGACCTTCGCCCAGGGCGCCCTGCGGGCCGCAAAGTGGCTCAGCGGCAAACAGCCAGGCCAACTTTACAGCATGCCCGACATGTTCTAG
- a CDS encoding methyl-accepting chemotaxis protein gives MKSRLSFKVLLLVAASLAVLAGVVIFTLTANLNRFAESQVQEDADFIFSRAREKLSDQVQLAYSLVEEFHRRAQAGEMSEDQAKQAALDMIAAMRLEDGNYLWVNDMHPRMIMHPIKPSLDGQDLSGFEDPEGKKLFVEMVEAVRDGGSGFVEYMWPKPDQEKNFSKLSHVKRFQPWGWVVGMGAYVDELEGVVASKRTAFRDKLSELSHQTAMEAGLIGLVVLAAIFLALRRMLTSPLSRLVEYAGRVSKGDLEAEPRGAFKDEMLVLMESIRSMVGKLRESLHEAEEEKHKADAEAERAVSCMNDAEAARSEAEQARKDGMAKAADLMEEAVDQLSRETSDLSRLAAEAARGASRQSDRSKETATAMEEMNATVLEVARNASQAAENSEKTRVKADEGRDVVEEAMEAISTVQNQTRELAGHMERLGERAEGIGRIITVIEDIADQTNLLALNAAIEAARAGDAGRGFAVVADEVRKLAEKTMGATKEVSEAIQGIQEVTRTSLDVTEQAGRSVERSTEQARNSGDALREIVAYAEETASQVSSIATASEEQSAASEEINQATEEVDRISGETAQSMARAEEVAGRLSELSGRLSQAVERLRQEP, from the coding sequence ATGAAAAGCCGACTCAGTTTCAAGGTTCTGCTGCTTGTGGCCGCATCCCTGGCGGTGCTCGCCGGAGTGGTCATCTTCACGTTGACCGCCAACCTGAATCGTTTCGCGGAGAGCCAGGTTCAAGAGGACGCGGACTTTATCTTCTCCCGAGCCAGGGAAAAATTGAGCGATCAGGTGCAGTTGGCCTATTCTCTTGTGGAGGAGTTCCACCGGCGGGCCCAAGCTGGAGAGATGTCCGAAGATCAGGCCAAACAAGCCGCTCTGGACATGATTGCCGCCATGCGGCTGGAGGATGGCAACTACCTCTGGGTCAACGACATGCACCCCCGCATGATCATGCATCCCATAAAACCCTCGCTCGACGGCCAGGACCTCAGCGGGTTCGAGGACCCCGAGGGCAAGAAGCTCTTTGTGGAGATGGTCGAGGCAGTGCGCGACGGCGGCAGCGGGTTCGTGGAATACATGTGGCCCAAGCCGGACCAGGAAAAGAATTTCTCCAAGCTTTCCCACGTTAAACGATTCCAGCCATGGGGATGGGTAGTGGGCATGGGGGCCTATGTGGACGAGCTTGAAGGCGTTGTGGCCAGCAAGCGGACCGCCTTCCGGGACAAGCTTTCCGAGCTGTCGCATCAGACAGCCATGGAGGCCGGCCTCATCGGCCTGGTTGTGCTGGCGGCCATATTCCTGGCCTTGCGGCGCATGCTGACCAGTCCGCTTAGCAGGCTGGTGGAATACGCGGGCCGTGTTTCCAAGGGTGATCTTGAAGCCGAACCTCGGGGGGCCTTCAAGGATGAAATGCTGGTGCTCATGGAGTCCATCCGCTCCATGGTGGGCAAGCTGCGGGAAAGCCTGCACGAGGCCGAGGAGGAGAAGCACAAGGCGGATGCCGAAGCGGAACGGGCCGTAAGCTGCATGAATGACGCCGAAGCGGCCAGAAGCGAGGCCGAACAAGCTCGCAAGGATGGCATGGCGAAGGCCGCCGACCTCATGGAAGAGGCTGTGGATCAGCTCTCACGGGAAACGTCCGACCTGTCCCGTTTGGCTGCCGAAGCGGCGCGGGGAGCTTCCAGGCAAAGCGACCGCAGCAAGGAAACGGCCACAGCCATGGAGGAGATGAACGCCACCGTGCTGGAAGTGGCCCGGAACGCCTCACAGGCCGCGGAAAACTCCGAGAAGACGCGAGTCAAAGCCGACGAGGGGCGGGATGTCGTGGAGGAGGCCATGGAAGCCATATCCACTGTGCAGAACCAGACCCGGGAGCTTGCCGGGCACATGGAGCGCCTGGGTGAGCGCGCCGAGGGCATCGGTCGAATTATCACCGTTATTGAGGACATCGCGGACCAGACCAACCTGCTGGCGCTCAACGCGGCCATCGAGGCCGCTCGCGCGGGCGATGCGGGGCGCGGCTTCGCAGTGGTGGCCGACGAGGTGCGCAAATTGGCGGAGAAGACAATGGGCGCCACCAAGGAGGTCTCCGAGGCAATCCAGGGGATTCAGGAAGTGACCCGAACCAGCCTCGACGTTACGGAGCAGGCGGGGCGGTCAGTTGAGCGTAGCACGGAACAGGCCAGGAATTCCGGCGATGCCTTGCGGGAGATAGTGGCTTACGCGGAGGAGACCGCCTCCCAAGTCAGCTCCATCGCCACGGCCAGCGAGGAACAGTCCGCCGCCAGCGAGGAGATCAATCAGGCCACCGAGGAGGTGGATCGCATATCCGGTGAAACGGCCCAGAGCATGGCCCGGGCCGAAGAAGTCGCGGGAAGGCTCTCGGAGCTGAGCGGCAGGTTGAGCCAGGCTGTCGAACGCCTCCGCCAGGAGCCGTAG
- a CDS encoding hybrid sensor histidine kinase/response regulator, whose product MPDKTIMLIEDSPKAAEAVMRGLAGIPDIQLRHFDSLEGTLADKAPQYDLILLGLPEDEEAASRMMRRVLSNPTGIGVVPLLFEENVRLRELAAEHGSGHALLKRDEYGPELLEAVRSTLDSVDTRQRSRPTLPPAGNHWVEKIIANNADGILIMDASGRILFVNPAAMAIFDMPADELVGQHFGFPVVAGESTEIDVFTRQGPKVVEMRVVEIEWDGDTATLSSLRDITERKRMEMELARAKEEAEAANRAKSEFLAKMSHEVRTPMTGVIGMTELVLATDLSPQQRDYLEMVHQSANSLLSILNDILDFSRIEAGRLELDERPFDLFKTLESSIQIFRNLSHKKGLAMKSLVEGWVPRKLEGDPVRLRQVINNLLSNAVKFTDQGEIILTVSLAEVVDQTPESPGDPVCLRFSVRDTGIGMSEQEREQIFENFTQVGSGERRSLGSGLGLSISRQLVRLMGGDISVRSEEGKGSEFRFTANFRISGERTGGKAAATGGEAEHGSMRKQRILLVEDNPVNQMYAGEILSQEGHRVVPVNNGRTALSHLARADYDLVLMDIQLPDIDGMEVTRRIRGGEQGVRNPHIPIIAMTAHALRGDRQRFLESGMDDYVSKPMNLGEVLATMSRVLRGRGEDAPSREEVDSGDHGTEEVMDREWLERMRRSRAGFLRRMFDVFQREEPARLEEIREAAEREDFNRLSYLAHSLKGAATTLGAMSVGESAKRLDLAAREHDRRAVTDNLATLERDMDNLLNFMREYLAEEKS is encoded by the coding sequence ATGCCGGACAAGACGATCATGCTCATCGAGGACTCCCCGAAAGCGGCGGAAGCCGTCATGCGGGGACTGGCCGGGATCCCGGACATCCAGTTGCGCCATTTCGACAGTCTCGAGGGGACGCTTGCCGACAAGGCCCCCCAGTACGACCTCATCCTGCTGGGACTGCCCGAGGACGAAGAAGCCGCCAGCCGCATGATGCGCCGTGTGTTGTCCAATCCCACCGGCATCGGTGTGGTCCCCCTGCTCTTCGAGGAAAACGTGCGGCTTCGGGAACTCGCGGCCGAGCACGGCAGTGGCCATGCGCTCCTCAAGCGCGACGAATACGGCCCGGAACTGCTGGAAGCCGTGCGCTCCACCCTCGACTCCGTCGATACCCGGCAGCGCTCCCGCCCCACCCTGCCACCCGCCGGCAATCACTGGGTGGAAAAGATCATCGCCAACAACGCCGACGGCATCCTCATCATGGATGCTTCCGGACGGATTCTATTCGTCAACCCCGCCGCTATGGCGATTTTCGACATGCCGGCGGACGAACTGGTGGGGCAGCACTTCGGTTTTCCCGTGGTGGCGGGAGAATCAACCGAGATCGACGTATTCACCCGTCAGGGCCCCAAAGTCGTGGAAATGCGTGTGGTGGAGATCGAGTGGGACGGAGACACGGCCACCCTTTCCTCCCTTCGCGACATCACCGAGCGCAAGCGCATGGAGATGGAACTGGCCCGGGCCAAGGAGGAGGCGGAGGCGGCCAACCGCGCCAAAAGCGAGTTTCTGGCCAAGATGAGCCACGAGGTTCGCACTCCCATGACCGGCGTAATCGGCATGACCGAACTGGTGTTGGCCACCGATCTCTCCCCACAGCAACGCGATTACCTGGAGATGGTCCACCAGTCGGCCAACTCCCTCCTCTCCATACTCAACGACATCCTGGACTTCTCCCGCATCGAGGCGGGAAGGCTGGAACTGGACGAACGCCCCTTCGACCTGTTCAAGACCCTGGAAAGCTCCATCCAGATTTTCCGCAACCTGTCCCACAAGAAAGGGCTTGCCATGAAAAGCCTGGTGGAGGGATGGGTGCCCCGCAAGCTTGAAGGCGACCCGGTCCGTCTGCGCCAAGTAATAAACAATCTCCTCTCCAACGCAGTCAAATTCACCGACCAGGGGGAGATCATTCTGACCGTCTCGTTGGCGGAAGTCGTTGACCAGACACCGGAATCACCTGGGGATCCTGTCTGTCTGCGCTTTTCCGTGCGCGACACCGGCATCGGCATGTCCGAGCAGGAGCGCGAGCAAATTTTCGAAAACTTCACCCAGGTCGGCTCCGGTGAACGTCGCTCCCTCGGCTCCGGCCTTGGATTGTCCATTTCAAGACAGCTCGTGCGACTCATGGGTGGAGACATCTCCGTCCGCTCCGAGGAAGGCAAGGGGAGCGAGTTCCGTTTTACCGCCAACTTCCGCATTTCAGGCGAACGGACTGGGGGCAAAGCCGCGGCGACCGGAGGGGAGGCGGAACACGGCAGCATGCGCAAGCAGCGCATCCTGCTGGTGGAGGACAATCCGGTGAACCAGATGTACGCCGGGGAAATCCTCAGCCAGGAAGGACACCGCGTGGTGCCGGTCAACAACGGCCGCACCGCACTCAGCCATCTGGCCCGGGCCGACTACGACCTGGTCCTCATGGACATCCAGCTCCCGGACATCGACGGCATGGAAGTCACCCGGCGCATTCGTGGCGGTGAACAGGGCGTCCGCAATCCACACATTCCCATCATCGCCATGACCGCGCACGCCTTGCGAGGCGACAGGCAGCGTTTTCTGGAATCCGGAATGGACGATTACGTCTCCAAGCCCATGAACCTTGGCGAGGTCCTGGCGACCATGTCCAGGGTCTTGCGTGGCAGGGGCGAGGACGCTCCGAGTCGGGAGGAGGTCGACTCCGGGGATCATGGGACTGAAGAGGTCATGGACCGGGAATGGCTGGAACGGATGCGGCGCTCCCGCGCGGGATTCCTGCGGCGCATGTTCGACGTCTTCCAGCGGGAGGAACCTGCCCGGCTTGAGGAAATCCGGGAAGCCGCCGAACGGGAGGACTTCAACCGCCTCAGCTACCTCGCCCACTCCCTCAAGGGCGCGGCCACCACACTGGGAGCCATGTCCGTTGGAGAAAGCGCCAAACGGCTGGATCTCGCGGCGAGGGAACATGACCGGCGGGCCGTGACCGACAACCTCGCCACGCTGGAGCGGGATATGGACAACCTGCTCAACTTCATGCGGGAGTACTTGGCGGAAGAAAAATCCTAA
- a CDS encoding RtcB family protein, whose product MSALARLERLNDFAWLLPRTGGMRVEGVVHMAPELVRHLDDITLDQLAAAASLPGVVGRVHAMPDAHQGFGFPIGGVAAFHPKTGLVSAGAVGFDIACGVRTFLLDCPASAVRPKLDSVADALFRNIPSGTGSSSRGLDLNEDETLDMLLGGAVWAVNAGYGEPADLERIEHGGRLPGADPTTVSTSALRRLQGQLGSLGSGNHYLEVQEVESPGDSETASGFDLRRGMTAVSIHCGSRGFGHQIASDSMARMEAEASRHGLASYGKNLAAAPLGSPAANDYLAAMASAANFALANRQVICARARNILADLLPVSRMPLLFDVSHNLCLWENHELGGSPRSLLVHRKGATRALPPGHPDLPSSLRTWGQPVPVGGSMGTGSYILAGMLGNPAFHSACHGAGRSLSRSQAKKRYKGKKLLGELKSLGVVVRSGSMSGLAEEAPEAYKDVDAVARSSEGGGLARVVARLRPLACIKG is encoded by the coding sequence ATGTCCGCCCTGGCGCGACTCGAGCGGCTGAACGACTTCGCCTGGCTCTTGCCGCGCACAGGGGGCATGCGCGTCGAAGGGGTGGTGCACATGGCCCCTGAGTTAGTGCGCCACCTCGACGACATCACCCTCGACCAACTGGCTGCCGCGGCTTCCCTCCCCGGCGTGGTTGGCCGCGTCCACGCAATGCCCGACGCCCACCAGGGCTTCGGCTTCCCCATCGGCGGCGTGGCCGCCTTTCATCCCAAGACTGGCCTCGTTTCCGCCGGAGCCGTGGGCTTCGACATCGCTTGCGGGGTCCGCACATTCCTGCTGGATTGTCCGGCCAGTGCGGTGCGCCCAAAGCTGGACAGCGTGGCCGACGCTCTCTTTCGCAACATCCCCTCTGGCACCGGCTCCTCCTCCAGGGGGCTCGACCTGAATGAGGACGAGACCCTGGACATGCTCCTGGGAGGCGCGGTCTGGGCGGTGAACGCGGGATACGGCGAGCCTGCGGACCTGGAGCGCATCGAACACGGCGGACGCCTGCCCGGGGCCGATCCCACCACCGTTTCCACTTCCGCCCTGCGGCGGCTCCAGGGACAACTGGGTTCACTTGGTTCCGGCAACCACTACCTGGAAGTCCAGGAGGTCGAATCGCCGGGTGATTCCGAAACCGCCTCGGGCTTCGATTTGCGCCGGGGAATGACGGCCGTCTCCATCCACTGCGGCTCGCGCGGTTTCGGCCACCAGATAGCCTCGGACTCCATGGCCCGCATGGAGGCCGAGGCGTCACGCCACGGGCTTGCCTCGTACGGCAAAAACCTCGCCGCGGCCCCGCTCGGCTCCCCCGCAGCCAACGACTACCTGGCCGCCATGGCCTCGGCGGCCAACTTCGCCTTGGCCAACCGGCAGGTCATATGCGCCCGGGCGCGGAATATCCTGGCCGACTTGCTGCCCGTAAGCCGCATGCCCCTGCTTTTCGACGTCAGCCACAACCTCTGCCTGTGGGAAAACCACGAACTCGGCGGCTCTCCGCGCTCCCTCCTGGTGCACCGCAAGGGGGCCACCCGCGCGCTGCCCCCAGGGCACCCCGACCTGCCCTCTTCCCTTCGCACCTGGGGCCAACCCGTACCGGTTGGAGGCAGCATGGGAACTGGGTCCTACATTCTGGCCGGAATGTTGGGCAATCCCGCTTTCCATTCCGCCTGTCACGGAGCCGGTCGCTCGCTTTCCCGCAGCCAGGCCAAAAAGCGGTACAAGGGGAAAAAGCTGCTGGGTGAACTCAAATCTCTGGGCGTGGTCGTTCGCAGCGGATCCATGTCCGGGCTGGCCGAGGAAGCCCCTGAGGCCTACAAGGACGTGGATGCCGTGGCCCGCTCCTCGGAAGGGGGCGGGCTGGCCCGAGTGGTGGCGCGCCTCCGGCCACTGGCCTGTATCAAGGGCTGA
- a CDS encoding ACT domain-containing protein, with product MKVDQLSVFLENRAGRLAEVTKVLSDAKINIRALSLADTSDFGILRLIVSDFEKAKNALKDKGFTVGRTSVVAVEVPDTPGGLHKLLEMLDNEDVNVEYMYAFVQQSGQHAVIIFRFDRTDQALQTLEKNGVRIIPGETLYGM from the coding sequence ATGAAGGTCGATCAACTCTCCGTCTTTCTGGAAAACCGCGCCGGCCGCCTGGCCGAAGTCACCAAGGTCCTGAGCGACGCGAAGATCAACATCCGCGCCCTCTCCCTGGCCGATACCTCGGATTTCGGCATCCTGCGCCTCATAGTCTCCGATTTCGAGAAGGCCAAGAACGCCCTCAAGGACAAGGGCTTCACCGTGGGACGGACCTCCGTGGTGGCCGTGGAAGTGCCGGACACTCCGGGCGGCCTGCACAAACTCCTGGAAATGCTGGATAACGAGGACGTCAACGTGGAATACATGTACGCCTTCGTGCAGCAGAGCGGCCAGCACGCCGTCATCATCTTCCGCTTCGACCGCACCGACCAGGCCCTGCAGACCCTGGAGAAAAACGGTGTCCGCATCATACCGGGGGAAACCCTCTACGGCATGTAG
- a CDS encoding phenylacetate--CoA ligase family protein — protein sequence MLFDVKKETMPREELEALQLSRLKNQLARVYANVPFYRKQFDEAGVKPDDVSSLSQLNLLPFTEKQDLRNHYPFGMFAVPRENVVRVHASSGTTGKATVVGYTQRDIDTWAELMARCLAMAGATPKDVIHNGYGYGLFTGGLGAHYGCERLGATTVPVSGGGTKRQAMLLRDFGADFICCTPSYVLHLYETALDIGINLAELPLRAGIFGAEPWTEEMRHDIERKLDIKALDIYGLSEVMGPGVGMECAEAQAGLHMQEDHFLLEIIDPVSGEQLPMGETGELVITTLTKEAIPLVRYRTRDLTSLIPEPCRCGRTFTRMKRIMGRSDDMLIIRGVNVFPSQIESLLLETHGLTPHYQLIVDRAGSMDTLTIEVEVDEELFSDEIKNLQRREGEIQRNIKDFLGVSAKVKLVEPRSIERSQGKAKRILDRRINTA from the coding sequence TCCCTTTTACCGGAAACAGTTCGACGAGGCCGGGGTCAAGCCCGACGATGTGAGCAGCCTTTCCCAGCTCAACCTGCTTCCGTTCACCGAGAAGCAGGATCTTCGCAACCATTACCCCTTTGGCATGTTCGCCGTGCCAAGGGAAAACGTGGTTCGCGTACACGCCTCTTCCGGCACCACGGGCAAGGCCACCGTGGTCGGCTATACCCAGCGCGACATCGACACCTGGGCCGAACTCATGGCCCGTTGCCTGGCCATGGCCGGGGCCACCCCCAAGGACGTCATCCACAACGGTTACGGCTACGGCCTCTTCACCGGCGGCCTGGGCGCGCACTACGGCTGCGAACGGCTGGGCGCCACCACCGTACCGGTTTCCGGCGGAGGCACCAAGCGCCAAGCCATGTTGCTGCGGGATTTCGGAGCCGACTTCATCTGCTGCACCCCATCCTACGTGCTGCATCTGTACGAAACCGCTCTGGATATCGGAATAAACCTGGCCGAGTTGCCCCTCCGGGCGGGAATCTTCGGCGCCGAGCCCTGGACCGAGGAAATGCGCCATGACATCGAGCGCAAGCTGGACATCAAAGCCCTGGACATCTACGGGCTCTCCGAAGTCATGGGGCCGGGCGTGGGCATGGAATGCGCCGAGGCCCAGGCTGGCCTGCACATGCAGGAGGACCACTTCCTGCTGGAGATAATCGATCCAGTCTCCGGCGAACAACTGCCCATGGGGGAAACCGGCGAGCTGGTCATCACCACCCTGACCAAGGAAGCCATCCCCCTCGTTCGCTACCGTACCCGCGATCTGACATCCCTGATTCCCGAGCCCTGCCGCTGTGGCCGAACCTTCACGCGCATGAAGCGCATCATGGGCCGCAGCGACGACATGCTCATCATCCGTGGCGTCAACGTGTTCCCCTCCCAGATCGAGTCCCTGCTCCTTGAAACCCATGGCCTGACGCCCCACTATCAGCTCATCGTGGACCGCGCGGGCAGCATGGACACTCTGACCATCGAGGTGGAAGTGGACGAGGAACTCTTCTCCGACGAGATCAAGAACCTCCAGCGGCGCGAAGGGGAAATCCAGCGCAACATCAAGGATTTCCTCGGCGTCTCCGCCAAGGTGAAGCTGGTCGAGCCCCGCAGCATCGAACGCAGCCAGGGCAAGGCCAAGCGCATCCTGGACCGTCGCATCAACACGGCCTAA